The Antechinus flavipes isolate AdamAnt ecotype Samford, QLD, Australia chromosome X, AdamAnt_v2, whole genome shotgun sequence DNA window CGAGGCTGTAACTTGGCTCTCTGGGTCCCAGATGATTGTAAGATGAGGGGTGTAAACTacttgattgttaaattttcttccaACCCTAAATCTGCAATCTTACAAATGACTATGATAATCTACTGTTACCTGTTGACAAACATTTGAAAACTTTCGGGgtagttgcaaaaaaaaaaagcttcttgaaaaaattatatattttctttacatgtaattgggggaaaataaaatattattaaataaaaaagaaagaaaagaccctatagcaaaaattgtaaaatagttaattaaatgttaattacttctttattatcattattaaattaaattattattaattattaaatgttattaATTAAGTCTACTTCCACttaggggaagaagaagagacttttatggagacagagaagtagctggaagaagaaggaaagaatgaggatCAAAGTAGAAGAGTTTGAGGATAGGTGAGCTGGGTACATGCCTATAATTCTGGCTCCTATGGAGGCCACAGCTAGTCAATATGCAGCCTGGGAATTTTAAGCTGGCCTGGGTAGTGCTAGTCGGATGTCTGCACTAAATTAGGCCTCAATATGGTGAGTTCCTGGCAGTGGACATCACCAGGTTGCTTAAAGAAGTGTtctgaatgaaaatgaaacaggTCAAAGATCCCCTACTAATTGGTAGTGGGATCAGGCCCGCGAGGAGCTTCTGCATATCAGGCCTGAGGAAGACAGGGAGATCcagtctttaaaataaaagtagagcTGGTCCATAATATCGAATAAGGCAGAGAAAAGGTATTGGACTGGTTAACAGGAAGTCAATTATGCCCTTCAAGATAGCAGTTTCACAAGAGTGGCAGAAAGTAAGGCAGATTTTAGGAGATTTTTAGGGTGAAGTGTATGCAGcagctgtaaaatgaatgttTGAGGAAGTCTGCAATGAAAAGAGAGATGTTTGACAAAAGGcagaagaggggcagctaggtggtgcagtgagtagagcaccagccctgaagttaagagggacccgagttcaaatctggcctcagacacttaacacgtcctggctgtgtgaccctgggcaaagtcacttaatcccaactgcctcagcaaaaaaaatcaacaacacacacaaacaaaaaagacaaaaggcagaagagagagcagagtcaagggaaaaaaaaaggagtttgaattgtttcaaataaaagaaagcttGGTAAGTTTAAAGAGACGAGAGAAAATCTGTAATGAAGTAGTGGAGTAAAGTGCTGGAAAAAGTAAGTGTTGGGATCCAGAATACAAGTACAGGAATTAGCTTCAGGGAGAAAGTGTTCTTCTTTTGAAACTAAGGGGCAAAACAGTAACTGTCCAAGTAGCCCGAATTCTATGCGGAAACGTGTCCAAGAAGGCCTCCAGCTCCTCCTCTGTAAGCCTGTAGGGTTTTGAGGTGAGGCTCTTCAGCTATCATATACCAAAGGTGCTCAATGACTAACAGGCCTACTGCTTCCAATGATCACCAGCTCTTTATCACTCACCTGAATAGACGTCTCTTGAGACTTCCCTTTCCAGCATCCATGggtcttcttttctctctaactGTGAGATGACATCAGGTTTGGAAATTGGAAGCCCTgttcacagaaaaataaataggacTTCATTATTTGTGTTGAGGACACAAAGGCATCCTGCACATCAGACTCCAAGAATTACTTATTAAATATAATCAATCACaaataagaattctttttcagataaggaCCTGTAGCCCAGAATGTTTAAACCTGAGGCCTCTTGGCTGCTGGGTGATGGAACAGGTATCAGAATCCCACTTCCTCACTCACACGCCAAGGTTTTTTCTGCTATACCAAGCTCTTAATCttcagggaagggagggaggggagaaacacCAGGGAAGAcccagaaggaaataaaatggctCCCAACAGAATGCATAGTGGCAAATTCCTATAAACAGTTCATGGGAGATGGGTAAAGAACTCACTTTTAGTGAGTTCAGAAAGATGATAGTCTTCAGGCTGGAAGGCTAGGAATTTCTTACTACATAGGTATATGCAGTGTGGATCTCATGGGAAAAAGCCTtggattgaggaaaaaaaggacgTGGAAGCTACAGCCACCTACTTTCAATTCAACCAAGTGTTGGACAATGAACAGGAACAGATGTTTCTAGGacaaaaaagatttggaaatacTGAATCCAGAACCCTAAGCTAAAAGATCTTatatatactaaaaaaaagaGGAGGTAAAATTATCCAATGGGAAGATTTTgaattaaagaggaaaatcatCATTACCCATTGAAACCAAGTGCCGATACTTTTCCAATATCACATCTCTGTACACGTCCTTTTGAGTAGGGTCCAATTGACTCCACTCCTCTTGGCCAAAGGCCATAGCTACATTCTTATATGCCACTGATTGCTGAAAGAAAGAACATGAGAGGCTTTGTTAAGTGCTTTAATGAAACCAACAATTGATGAATTAATAAATCCTTATATTCTGAAAATCTTTACTTAAAAAgtaaagtcaacaagcatttatgaactAATTATGTGCTAAGCTTTATGCCATAAGCTGAGGACAGAAAAGCAAAAGTAAGTTTTATTGGgggagacaagagagagacagagatcatATATAAGCATGTACAacacatatacaaagtaattgaGGGAAGGAAGACACTAGCAGATAAGCAGATCAGGAAAAAAGTAACCCTTGAGTTGAGCCCTGGAGAAAGATACACCAAGGCTTGGAGGTAAGCAGGAAGCACATTTCGGGGATAGAGGACAGAGGGTACAAAAGCAAAGATGTGGAAGATAAACTGTTATGTTCAAGAAATACCCTGGGTAATTTGGCTGGACAGTAGAGTGAATGTAGTGCATGAATATATAATGAGGTTGGAAAGTAGGTTGGCATcagattataaagagctttaactGCCAAAGAAAGGAActgtaatatatgtacatatctgaATGTATAAGGAGAAGTACTCTGAAAGTATCTGGAGGTAGAACTTGGTTTTTCTAATgaattctacacacacacacacacacacacacacacacacaaagaattgCTCTGGAGTCTGGCAAATGTGGGCTCAAGTCTTGATTGACACATGCTGGCTCTGTGCATCTGGGCACGGGATTGACATTTCTCTACTCCAGTTTGTAAGGTGCAGAGTGGAAACAGAGGTAGAAGAGGTCCTAACCAAAGGACATAACCAAAATGATACACACAATAATACTACATACACAGATACATGGATATGTAAGCCTATCTCTGATAGCCTTTCCTCTCAAACTATCTTTGTTGaactaattttcatttcttttcttcttattctatttAGACTTCAATGTGtatttgtctcctccattagaacataatatattttcatttattgtaCTTGTATCCCCAGTGGCTACCATACAATCACACATAATATGCACTTAATACTTGATAGCTGCTGGACAACAATTGAACTAACATCTGAAACTAACCTAAACACACAAATTCACATTAACATTTCTGATTTGTTCCTAGAGTACCAAAGGAAAGCAGAGaccatttattaagcagccaCTCCCACAGGGCATGTGGAAGTGTGCTAAGGGGCTGATACAAAGATGAGCccctattctctcttttttttatgtgAGAGATTATTAGCTTATTTTAGTACATGCAAATTAGCATCAAAGTAAGCACATTTTAAAATCCACTCACTGTTTCTAAGTTTCTAGCAGAAGGTAAagtggttctggttctggttttCCATTCAAACACATCTTGCTTTTTTGATCTTTGTttagtagaaatatatatatacatgtatatatatatattttccttctcaagaagctcacagtatATCAATGTCAACAACAGAACAATGAGACTGATAGAAACCATCTTGAGAAAGGTATGGCTTTGAATACAGAAACAATTCCACATGAAGGCTCTTAATCCCAAAGAACTTatttaatctacaaatacagaGAACTATAATACATAATACTAAGTAAGTAGactttaaaaatgcaaaacaagTTGCTATATGAAGTCTGAAGGGGAAATGAACATTGTCAATGAATTAAGGCAAACTGGGGAAGGCTTCCTAGAGGAAATGGTATCAGAGTTGGACTTTAAATGCTAGCAAAATATGATAGTGCTAGCCCTTGGAGGGCTATAAAGGCCACAGGCAGAAGGGTGTAAACTCTGCTGAGCGGACACTGGGAACTCCTGAACATTTCTGGTATGACTAAAATCATACATAACAAACTTATTCTGGCACTGGTATGAAGAATGCATTGGAGGCAGAGAGCAGAGAtgggtaaacttttaaaaagtatagttCATGAGTGGTAATAAGGGCTCATATTTGGATAGGGATGAGAAGATGAATGTGAGTGAAATTACAGAAGTGAAAATGGCAGGGAGTGGGGATGGTAACtaattacagatgagaaatgagaGGGAAAGCTGGGAGTCTAAGAATTCTAACATCTGAAAATGGGAGAGTGGGTGAATGCTGGCACCAGACAGAAACACTGAAGCCAGAAGAAAGGCAggtttaggaaagaaaataaggagcTCAGTTGGGGCCATGCTGAGTTTATGATGCTGGTAGAACATTCTGAGAGATCCTGTTGACCAGAGGTGTCAAGCACACCCACAACTGAACTAGAGCTgctaaactagattaaaatgtaactggaaaatatttaacaaaacaaataaaagca harbors:
- the LOC127542392 gene encoding zinc finger protein 140-like isoform X3 → MEDLTQMIGERALPSQDENPPDEDMAAVVLPAGPQQSVAYKNVAMAFGQEEWSQLDPTQKDVYRDVILEKYRHLVSMGLPISKPDVISQLERKEDPWMLEREVSRDVYSGLLELS
- the LOC127542392 gene encoding zinc finger protein 300-like isoform X2, which gives rise to MEDLTQMIGERALPSQDENPPDEDMAAVVLPAGPQQSVAYKNVAMAFGQEEWSQLDPTQKDVYRDVILEKYRHLVSMGLPISKPDVISQLERKEDPWMLEREVSRDVYSDFILGLLIPLLGRLPKPTTLCLSRSLPGIKPS
- the LOC127542392 gene encoding putative KRAB domain-containing protein ZNF788 isoform X4, producing the protein MEDLTQMIGERALPSQDENPPDEDMAAVVLPAGPQQSVAYKNVAMAFGQEEWSQLDPTQKDVYRDVILEKYRHLVSMETSVPVHCPTLG